In Mauremys mutica isolate MM-2020 ecotype Southern unplaced genomic scaffold, ASM2049712v1 Super-Scaffold_100108, whole genome shotgun sequence, the following proteins share a genomic window:
- the LOC123359368 gene encoding KRAB domain-containing protein 1-like — MAAVEPTQGPVTFEEVAVHFTREVWALMDPTQKALYWDVMQENYETVTLLGTAVTAGRALSHGKGSVTVIEAVEVTDSVTSRDLHDF; from the exons atggctgcagtggagccaactcag gggccggtgaccttcgaggaggtggctgtgcatttcaccagggaagtgTGGGCTCTGATGGATCCCACTCAGAAAGCCctgtactgggatgtcatgcaggagaactatgagactgtgaccttgctgg gaactgcagtcacagcagggagggcttTGTCTCATGGGAAGGGATCCGTGACTGTCATAGAGGcggtggaagtgacggattctgtgacttcccgcgacctccatgacttctag